The sequence ATGGGTGAAACTCGCCTATGATTACAGCCACTTCGCCCATCGTGATTTGTCCCTGGAAAAGACCATCCAACTTATGATGCCGCACACGCGCTTTATCCACGTGAAAGACACCGTGCTCAAAGAGGGCAAGCCACGCTTTGTGCTCCCCGGCGAAAGCGGCCAGATCGATTACCGCAAACTCCTCCGCCTCGCCCACAAGGCCGGTTACCGCGGCGACATCAATGTCGAAGTCAGTGGTCAAGTTTGGAGCCAACCCGACTACAACCCCATCGCCGCCGCCCTAAAAAGCTACCGCCACCTGGCCCCGGCGTTTGAATAGAAAAACCCCCGCCAAAATGACGGGGGTTTTGAATTTATGGTGGAGCCGAACAGAATCGAACTGATGACCCCCACAATGCCATTGTGGTGCTCTACCAACTGAGCTACGACCCCACGGAGGCGCGGAGTATGCGGATGCTTTAGGTGGGCGTCAAGCCCTACATCCCAAGCGTCTCACGACCCGCATCGCTGATCATGCCTTGGTTCCACGGCGGATCCCAAACAATTTCCACATCAGCGGAAGCCACGCCCTCGAGCGTAAGAATTTTGCTTTGAGCATCCGCCGCGATCGTGGGGCCCATGCCGCAACCTTGAGCGGTGAGCGTCATCTTCACGGATACTTCCGTGCCTTCGCTGCCTTCCCCCAAAGCGGTATCATAAACAAGACCGAGGTCGACGATGTTCACAGGGATCTCCGGATCGTAACATTGCTTCAACATCGCGAGCACGCTTTCGACAGTCACCGGCCCATCAGCTGCATCAGCGCCAGCCGCCGCGGCCACGTCGAGCCCAAGCGCATCAGCATCCTGCGCGCCAACCCGAAATAGCCCCACCCCTGCTCGCACGGTGTATGTGCCGCCAAGAGTTTGAATGATGTCCACCCCCGTCCCTTTGCCGAGCGTAATGGTGTCACCGCCGGGTATTTGTACTGCATCACAGTCACGTTTAAGCTCAACCGATTCCATACGCGGAAAGTAACATATGCTTTCCGGCGCGACAAGATTGCAGTAATCTCGGTGGGTGGATGTCATTCAACTACGGAAGGTAAGTAAATCGTTTGGCGATTTAAGCGCGGTGGATGACCTTTCGCTGTCCGTGCCCCGCGGGTGCATCTACGGCTTCATCGGCCCCAATGGTTCCGGAAAAACCACCACCCTGCGAATGTTGATGAGTATTCTCCGGCCGGACACCGGTGCGGTGGAGATCCTCGGTGAACTCAATCCGCCCGCAGCCAAGGATTCTGTGGGTTACCTCCCTGAGGAACGCGGCCTCTACAAAAAAATGAACGTGCGCCGCCTGTTGCGCTATTACGGCAAACTCAAAAACGCCGGCCCGCAATTGGACGCCCGCATCGACGAATGGCTTGAGCGCATGGCCCTCACCGATTGGGCGGAAAAATTAGTCGAAACCCTCTCCAAAGGCATGGCACAAAAAGTGCAATTCCTTTCCACCATCATCGCCGAGCCAGAAATTATCATCCTCGATGAACCCTTCTCCGGACTCGACCCCGTAAACCTCGAGGTGCTCCGCGAAGCGGTGGTGACCCTTCGCAAAAACGGCGCCACCATCATCTTCAGCACCCACGACATGGCCGTAGCCGAGCGCATGTGCGACCGTATCCTCATGATTTATAAAGGACACAAAGTGCTCGACGGCACACAGGAAGAAATCCAAACCGAGTACGGGCAGGACACCCTCCGCATCCGCACCACCGCCGGCGCGGCCGCGCTCAAGAGCTTGGACGGGGTGGAAGACGTACGGGATCACGGCCAGTTGCAGGAGGTGCGCTTCACCGGCGACACCCAACAACTCCTTCACAAACTGCTCGCCCTCACTGAAGTGCACCACTTCGAACAAACCCGCCCTTCCCTGCACGACATTTTTGTACGCATTGCCAAGCCCGAACCGGATGAGGAGGAAACGCCATGAATAAAATGCTCCTCATCGCGAGCAACGAATTCTCGGCGTTCGTCCGCTCCAAAGCCTTTATCATCAGCGTGCTCTTCGCGCCGGCGATCATGGGCGTTTCCGTGCTCATCCAAAAAGCGGCGAACGACCACGTGGACACCACCGAACGGAAATTTGCCATCATTGATTCCAGTGGTCAACTGGCCAACCCACTCATCACGGCAGCCCACGCACGGAATGATGCACTCGCGGCCACGACCGATCGCCAAGCGCTGGGCGGCCCCTTCACACCAGAGCTTGCCCAAGGCCACCCATTGCCTGAACTTCGCCTCAAATTATCCGAACGCATTCGGAGCGGGAACCTCTTTGCCTTTATCGAAATCCCCGCGAACATTTTACAAACCAACGCGACACCGGACGCCGTCCGCTATTTTTCCGATGAGCCCACCTATCGCGACCTACCGCGCTGGTTGAAGCAAACCCTCACCGCCGAAGTCCGTGACCGGCGTTTTGCCAGCGCACGCATCTCCCACGCGGCTCGCCAATTGTTTCGCCAGTTGGATGTTTCAGTGAACATCGAACCTATGGGGCTGGTGGAACTCCATTCCCAATCCGGCCAAATTGAAGACGCCCAAAAAGTCGACAAAATCCGCGCCTTCATCGTTCCCATTGCGTTGATGGTTTTGATGTATGTCATCGTACTCACCAGCACCCCCAACATCCTCAACTCCGTGCTTGAAGAAAAAATGAGCCGCATTAGCGAAGTCCTTCTCGGCTCCGTTTCGCCCACCCATTTGATGCTCGGCAAACTCATCGGCTGCCTGTGGATCGCTGCCATTCTTGCCTTCCTTTATCTCGGCAGCGCGCTGACCGCCGCCCACTATCACGGCTATGGCGATGCCGTGCCCCCGGCGCTCCTCGCCTGGTTTGCCGCGTATCTGCTGCTTGCCATTTTCTTTTTCGGATCCCTCTTCATCGCCATCGGCGCGGCCTGTACTGATATCAAAAGTGCTCAAGCCGCGATGATGCCCGTAATGATGCTGGTCATCATGCCGCTAATGGCTTTCCCCATTATTTTGAAGAACCCAAACGGCAACCTCGCTGTGGGGCTCTCTTTGTTTCCACCTGCCACGCCCTTGATCATGACCCTCCGCATCGCCCTCCAGCCCGGGCCGCCGCTTTGGCAACCCATTCTCGCGCTGGTGCTCACTTGTGGAACCACGCTGGGCATTGTTTGGGCGGCAGGCAAAGTGTTTCGCACCGGGATCCTGATGCAGGGAAAATCCGCCAGCCTCCGCGAAATGTTGCGCTGGGTTCTAGCGAAATAAATCAGGAAATAATCTCATGCGCCACGTTGCCGTGCACATCAGTGAGCCGAAAGTCGCGCCCCGCGTGGCGAAAGGTCAATCGCTCGTGGTCAAACCCCATTAAGTGCAAAATCGTCGCGTGCAGGTCGTGAACGTGCATTTCATTTTCCACCGCCTTAAATCCAAATTCATCGGTGGCACCATATGCCATCCCGCCGCGCACGCCGCCGCCGGCCAACCACATACTGAACCCGTGATGATTGTGATCGCGCCCGTTGATTTTTCCCGCATTTGATCCGGCCTTGGGCAGCTCCACCGTGGGCGTACGGCCAAATTCTCCGCCCCACATCACCAGCGTATCCTCAAGCAAACCGCGCTGTTTTAAATCAGTCAGTAACGCCCCAATTGCCTGATCACATTGCCTGGCAAGATTGCGATGATTCACCTCAATGTCATCGTGATTATCCCACGGCTGGCTGTCACCGTGCCAAACCTGCACGTAGCGCACCCCGCGTTCCACCAGCCGCCGAGCGATGAGAATTTGCCGCGCCTGCGTGGTGTTGCCGTATAATTCGCGGATGCGTTTTGGCTCGCGATTGATGTCAAACGCATCGCTCGCTTCCATCTGCATACGGTACGCGAGCTCAAAGGAATGAATGCGTGCTTCAAGCTGCGCTTCATTTTGGCGCGCCTTCGCGTGACGTTTATTTATGCGGCGCAACAAATCCAGCTGCCGCCGTTGTTGTTCCAGCGTCATTCGCGGATTACGGATGTGCTGGATTAAATCTTCAACCTTGCGTTTGCGCGTATCGATATAAGTCCCTTGAAATGCCCCGGGCAAAAACGAGCACTGCCAGTTTTGAGATTCCTGAATCGGATAACCGGGGCACATCGCAATGAAGCCCGGCAGGTTTTGGTTTTCCGTACCCAATCCGTACGTGAGCCAGGATCCCACGCTCGGTCGGGTGACAATGGATTCGCCGCAGTTCATCAGCATCAACGACGGTTCGTGATTGGGCACATCCGCGCGCAAACTGCGCAGTACGCAAATATCATCCATATGCTTCGCCGTATGCGGAAAAATCTCGCTCACCGGCAAACCGCTTTGGCCGTGCCGCTTAAATTTGTACGGCGAAGGCAACGCCGCACCGGTCTTCCGTTCGGTGGGTAAATTAGGGGTCGGCAACATTTTGCCGGCGTACTTTGCCAAGGCCGGTTTGGGATCAAACGTGTCCACGTGTGATGGCCCGCCGTTCATAAATAAATGAATGATGCGCTTGGCGCGCGGCCGGAAGTGCGATGCCTTGGGCGACAGCGGATTCGCCTCGGCCAGCATGCCGCCCAACCCAAGTGCGCCAAGCCCAATGCCGGCGCGCGCTAAAAAATCCCGGCGCGTGTAGCCGAGATGTTCCAAATTGAAGGGATGATTCCCCATCGGCAAAAGATCGCGCGCGCGCCGCAAAAAGTCGACTCTTACTGTTGAATAAAGTAGCTGAGGTTTTCCAATTCGATGGCCATGTTCACATTATTCACCGTCACCTCGTCAGGCACCTGCAACACGGTGGGCGCAAAATTCATAATCCCCGTTACGCCCGCCGCCACCAAATCATTGGTCACTTCCTGAGCCTCCTCCGGCGGCACACAAAGAATGGCCATCCGCACGTGATTTTCAGTGATGTACCAACTCAGTTTTTCCATCGGTAAGATCGGTTGTTTCACCCGCTTGTCCCGCTGGCGATCGTGCTGCACATCAAATGCCGCGTGCACACCAAACCCTTCCTTTTCGAAGCCGCGATACGAGAGCAACGCCTTGCCCAGATTGCCAACGCCGACCAAGACCACCGGCTGCAGATGATCCGTGCCCAGTAAATCCGCGATCATCTGAATGAGTTGTTCCACATCGTAGCCCAACCCGCGCGTGCCGAATTGGCCGAAGTACGCCAGATCCTTGCGCAATTGCGGCGATTTCACTCCGGCCGCTCCCGCCAACGCCTCGCTGCTGACGGTTTGAATTCCATTGGCCAACAGCCGCTGCAAACAACGCGTATAAATCGACAATCGATAAACCGTTTTACGCGGAATTTCCGGTCGCGCATTGCGCCCATTTTTTTTTGCAGCCATTTGTGGATATTCTTTGATGAAAGAACCCTCATCTTCTCGAACAGAACCGTGAACGGTCAAGGCAAATGGTTAATCTACAAACCCAAATTCATTGGAAAGAAATAAGATCTGCGCTAATTGATTGAAGGCATTGCTTTGATCAATTCCATCAGAACGGATCAGAAATTTTAAGGCGTCTAAAAGTTCCAATTCAGTCGGTTCGCGCTGCAAAATCCTCTGGTACAAACTCTTCACTTGCGCCTGGCCGTACGGTGCCTTGATCGTGATCGACACACGTATCTTCTCCGATTGTGCCGCAAGAAAAGGGCTGTTCATTAAAAATAATGCCTGTTGCGGCACGGTGTTTTCATACCGTTTAGGGCAATGCGTATCCGGGTTGGCAAAATCAAAAGTTCGAAACAGCGCAGGTAAATTTTGGCGGTCGATGAATCCATACACCGTGCGGCGTGGTGGGGATGGATGCTGAGTAATGTTCACCGGCCTGCCTCCCAGCGTGCGATCAAGCTGGCCGCTGGCCTGTAAAATGCCGTCGCGCATCGCCTCAAAGGTGAGCCGTTGCCGGTTCATTTTCCACAACAACGAATTGGCGGGATCAACGCGGAGGTATTCCGGCCGAATATTGCTGGACTGTTGATAGGTGGCGGAAAGCATGATTTGCCGTTGAAGTTTTTTAATAGACCAACCCTCACTCACAAAACGCGCGGCTAACCAATCAAGCAACAGCGGGTGCGAAGGCGGTTGTGCGCGCAGGCCAAAATCGCTGGGGGTGGCAACCAGTCCATGGCCAAAGTGATGCGCCCACACGCGGTTCACCAGCACCCGCGCGGTGAGTGGGTTTTGGGGATCCACAATCGCCCGCGCCAATTCCAGCCTTCCGCTGCCTTGGGTGAAGGACTTTCGATCTGGAGAAAAATGCTCGAGAAACCGCCTCGGCACTGTTGCGCCACGATTGCCTTTATTTCCCCGCACAAAAATGTATGGCTCCGTTGCCCGCGGATTATCCAGCAAAACGTGGGCCCGTGGCGGCGCACCCGGATGCGTCGCGGCGAGTTTACCTAAACTGCTGCGGCGGTTTTTCAATGTATTGCGTTGGCCGAACAGCAAGCTGTTTGGGTCCCCCTCGGCCAACGTCTCGGGCACATCGGCAGGAGTCCCCTTCGCGTGCAACACTTGTCGGATGGCTTCCCAGTTTGGATCAACTAACGCGACCGCATTTGGGTTTTCCTTACGCAGTGCAATCCATTTACGCTCCACTTCCACAAACAAGTCACTGTAAATCTTCAACTGCGCCGTGCGATTCGTCGCCCGTTGCACCAATGGATTCCCCGCCCCCTCCAATTGGTGCCAGGCGAGAAACACGGGATGTTTTTCCACCTTCCACCTCGCCAGTGCGCGCTGCCAATTCAATGCGGAAACAATGTTTAGCTTTCGTTTGGTAAGCAACTGCACAGCAGCTTTTTTGTCGAGCCCCCGTGTTTTCACATCGTGAACAGCCGCGAGGTAGCCACCTGCTCGACGCCGCAATTCCGCGCGTCCTTTGGCGTAAGTGTCGCGGATTAATTGATCAATGACCGCTTGCTGGCGTTTCCGCTCCTTCAAATATGCCGCGTGCTGTGGCGGCAGCGATCCTTTCCCGAGCAACGGCAATTCCTTCGGCTCATGACTGCTGGCGAACACGCCATGAAGTGAGTAATAATCTGCCGTTGGAATGGGGTCATACTTGTGATCATGACAGCGCGCGCAGGTGACCGTGATTGCCATAAATCCGCGCGTCACCACGTCGATACGGTCATCAATAATATCGTCTTGCCGATTCAAAAACCGCCGGCCCAAAGTGAGATATCCCATTGCCGCGAGCGGACGTTTGTCTTCCCCAAGATCAAGTTGGTCGGCGGCCATTTGTTCGAGAACAAAACGATTGTACGGGAGATCTTCATTAAACGCACGCACGACGTAATCGCGATATGTGTACGAATACGGATAGAGCCGATCAACGCCCACTCCCACGTAGCCCTTGTTGTCTGCATACCGTGCCACATCGAGCCAATGCCGTGCCCAGCGTTCGCCGTAATGCGGGGAAGCAAGCAGTCGATCTATGAGCTTGGGCCACGCCTCCGGTGAATCATCCGAAACAAACGTTTGCACCTCCGCAAACGACGGGGCCAAACCAGTGAGGTCCAGATAAGCACGCCGAATTAAAGTGCGCCGATCCGCCCGCAGGGAAGGCTCCCAACCCTTGGCCTCCAACCGAGCCAGCACAAACAGGTCTACCGGCGTGCGCGCTCGGTTTGAATGCTTCACTTTGGGCGGTACAATTTTTTCCACCGGCTGAAATGCCCAGTGGTTTTCCACCTGTTCGGCGGTCGATAATGGGGGCGTGATGGCACCCTGCGCGAGGACAGCTATAAACCCTAAAACTGAAAAGGCCCGAATCATTTGATTGGTTTTTGTTCGGCAATCCATTTGGCAAGTAATTGAATCCATTGCGGATCGGGCCCCGTTGCGCCGACGGGTGGCATCCGGCCGAGGTCGGAGCGAATGACGCGCTGAAGCATCACCGAATGAGCGGGATCCCCCGGGGCAATGATGCGCGCTTTGTCGCCTAAACCATAGCGGTTGTGCACCGGTTCCGCGCCCAGAGTTTTGGTGGCGTCCAACGCCAGATGATGGCTGAGTAACATTTGAGCGTTGCCGCCGCCGGCGTTTACGTGACACGTCGCGCAGTTCACCTGCCAATACGCACGCACCCGCGCGGTGCGATCGGCTTTTGCATCGTACGGATTTGCGAAACGTTTTTGGACGGACTTTCCATCCGAACCATAATTTTCAGCGCGAACTCCGCTGACCAAACCGGACTTTCCCAAAACCTGAATTTGGTTGGCCTTAAATTTGCCGTAATCGTGCTGCCGATTGAGCTGCAATTCTGTGAGACTCAACACAAATCCCGCCGCGCGTCCGTGGCACATCATGCACTCGGCGCGGCTCGGGATGCGCCACTGTTTGCCATTAGCCAGCGCGCGGTCCGCACCTTCATTTGCCACGAGCGTGGCATCGGTTTGAGCTTTATTCCATTCATAACTGTATCCGAGCCACTCGTTTTCTTGTTTGATCAACAAACGCGTCTCGATGCGTTTCCCCTCGCGCGCAAGCGTTTGCATCAACACCGTCCCATCGGGCCCCTGCCAACCGCGATTGCCCCCGAATCGCAGTTGCCCATTGCCCGGCAGCGCAAAATGATGAGTGGCCGTCGCACCATCGGTCCAGTGCGGCACGTTGATGGAATAAGCGATCACGCCGGGTGCGGTTTCGTGTTTGGCGGTTTTGCTGAATAATCCAGTTTGGCTGAGTGCGCGCGGGAAATTGCTGCGGCGTCCCACGGCGGGATTGGGTTTGAGGCGATGGAATCCGGAGTGATCGTCGATGACAAGCAAGTTGCCGCGCGTATCTGTGGCAAACCCGGTGATGCCAAATGAGGTGTCAGCAATTTCTGCGTGCCACGTCACTTGGGTGCCGTCGTGTTTGCCGGCCCAGATTTTCCCAGTCGAGTAATCGCCGTAGATATAAGCGCCGTTGAGCTTGGGCAAAATGTTGCCGTAATAAACGATGCCGCCGGTAAGCGATCGGGATTCGCGATGGTGATGCTCAAAGGTCGGCTTGGTGAGTTTACCGGGGCCAAGCTTGCGCTCGAGATAAAACGGGTGGCTTCCCTCGTACAAACTCCAGCCATAATTGGCGCCGCGCTCCACGCGCTTCACACTCTCCCAGTGATCCTGCCCGTTCTCCCCAACCCAAATCGCGCCGGTGCGCTCGTCACAAGTTAATCGCCATGGATTGCGAAAACCAAGTGCCCAGGTTTCCGGCGCGGCCTTGGGCGTTTTCAAAAAAGGATTGTCCGGCGGTATGCCATACGCGCGCTCGCCCGTCGGGCGATCCACATCGATGCGCAACAGCTTGGCCAGCAACAAGTCGATGCGCTGGCCGGTGAGGTTTTCGTCCGAATCACTGGTGCCATCACCGGTGGTCAGGTAAAGCATTCCATCCTTACCAAAAACCACACCGCCACCGTCGTGCCCGTTCGAATTCCATTTGATAATCACCTTCCGTGATGCAGGATTAATACGATGTGTTTTGCGATCCATCGTCCAGCGCGACACGAGGCAATTCTTGGCCTTGCTCCCCTCACCACGGCGAGGACCGTTGGTGTGCAAAAACACAAACCCGTTCTGCTCGAATTTTGGGTGAAAACAAAACCCATAAATAAGCCGGTTTGTGAGCGACAAACTCTCAACTTGAATTGTCGCCTTTGGCGTGTCGCGAAATACCCACAATTTAGAAATCGAACCCTTCTCCTCACGATGATCCGCGTAGGCCAACAAATCTTGGGTGCCCGGCAAACGCTTCATTTCCAAAGGCTTTTTAACCGGCAACCCCGGCCACACTTTTTCTGTGATGTACGGCAAAGGCGGCTCCGGGGTACCGATAAGCTTACCCCCCTGCCACTCCACGCGTGGGATTATGTTGGTTTGCCCCGATACGGCAAATTGGCAAATGAATAACAATACAAATGAAAACCGCATAGAAGGATTCAGCCCCCGTGTCATAAATCTGTCAAACCCGAAAATGCTAACCCTCATCCAACAAGCGCAACACTGCCTTGGCCGCCCGGAGCGGTGCGCCTTTTTGTCCGAGGCTTTGGGCGATTTGATTGAGATCGGCGCGAAGGGTTTTGCGGCGCGCGGAATCCTCAACAAAACGATTGGCTTCCCGCGTGAGATTATTAGGCGTGGCGGCGCGTTGGATGAATTCGGGAAACACCTCACGCCCAGCCAATACGTTGGGCATGGCGATGTGTTTGACTTTCACGAACAAGCGGCCGAGCAGATAAGTCACCCAAGAAGTTTTATAAAGCACCACCGTGGGCACGCGGAACCACGCACATTCGAGGGTGACGGTGCCGGAAGAAGCAATCGCAACGTCGGCCTCGGCGAGGGCTTCGTGCAGCCCGCCGATGCGCAGATCCCAATCAGCCACGGCGGGAGTCAATAGGCGCGCTTGCGCGGCGATCGAATCGTTGGGGAATACGATCATTGGCTCGGCGTTCAACTTGCGCGCAGCGCCGGCCATCACGGGGAGATGGCGGCTGATTTCCTTGGCGCGACTTCCGGGAAGAAGTAACAGCCGCGGTGGATCGTGCAGCTCATCCGGTTCGCGAAATTCCAAATCCGGATAACGATCGCACAGCGGATGGCCGACAAACTCGACCGGTAACCCGGGCGCGCGCCGGGCGTACCATTCTTTTTCAAACGGAAAAATGCTGAGCAACAAATCGACGTCGCGGGCGATTTGATGCACTCGCGAGGAATGCCACGCCCAAAGTTGCGGGCTGATGTAATAAATAATTCGCGGCCGCCAATCGGTCCCGGCGGCGCGTTGGCGCAGGGCGCGCACGAAGCGTAAATTGAATCCGGGATTATCGATGCAAATGATCGCGTCGGGCTTGCGCTCAAATGCGAGGTCAAGGAGCTGATCAAAGAAGCCCTTGAATTTACCGTAATTCCGGACGGCCTCCCAAATACCGACCACCGCGTGCTCGGTCAAATCCAGCGCGAGATCCACGCCGGCGGCTTGCATTCTGGGGCCGCCCGCGCCGAACGCTTCCACTTCGCCGCCCTCTTTGCGCAACGCCTCGAGCAACTCAACCGCCAGCGTGTCGCCGCTGGTTTCGCCAGCCATGAACATGATGCGACGGGCGCTCATGCGGTTTCGAGTTCCTGAATTTGTCGGGTGATTTCCAGCGCCACATCGAGCGCTTGCTTGGCGGATTCGCCGCTGACTTTCGGCGTTTGCTGCTCACGCACGCAATGGGCAAAGTGCCGCAGCTCCTGCAACAGCGGATCATCCTTTTCAATGGGCACCGGCTCGCGCACCACGCGTTTGCCGCCGAACTCGCTGACAATGGCAGTGTCTTTGGCGTGCAAAAGTTTTTTCCATAAACTGGATTCCGTCTCGCCGTCGCGCGCGATGCGGTAAATGTAGCCTTCTTGTTTTTGATAATCGAGCGACACGTAACTGGTTGTTTCGCCGCCGCTGAACACACGGATTTTCCGCATACTTTCGGGGCTCACACGGCTGGCGGTGAGGTTGGCCACGCATCCGTTTTCAAACTTCAACCGCGCATTGGCAATGTCCTCCGAATCGCTCAGCACAGACACGCCCACGCCATCGACCGATTGCAGCGGTGAATCCACGAACGCCAACACGATGTCGAGATCGTGAATCATGAGGTCCAGCACGACACCAACATCGAGGCTGCGCTTGGGGTACGGCGACAGGCGGTGCGTCTCGATAAAGCGCGGCTCGCGCGCGACGTTTTGCAGATAATCAAAAACCGGATTGAAGCGTTCGATATGGCCCACCTGCAGCACACATTTATTTTCGCGCGCAAGTTCCACCAACTCAGTCGCTTGCGCGGTGGTGTCGGTCATTGGTTTTTCCACAAGCACATGGCGCCCCGCGCGCAACAGTTGGCTGGCCAAATCAAAATGAGTGATCGTGGGCGTGACCACATTCACCGCTGCCGCCGCATAGATGGCGGCCTCCACGGAGGGCAGCACGGGCACGCCGTATTTTGCACCGATGGTTTTGGCGCGGGCGGGGTCCGCATCGTAGAGCCCCACAAAATCCACCACGCCTTCGCGCGCCAATCCGGCGTAATGTTTGGCGTGGTGTTGACCGAGGGAACCCACACCCAACACCGCCACTTTTAATGCATCCGACACGCGGGGAGGTTCAGGGTTTGTCGCACGTCATTCAAGGTTAACCTTGAACCGCGCAGCAAGAACCCCGAACCTCCGTGCGTGGACATCCCAAAAACCAGCAACCCCATGCGGATCACCGTGCTTGGCGCGGGCGCGTGGGGCACCACACTGGCGAAGATCGCCCACGAAGCCGGGCACGAATTAACGCTCTGGGGCCATCCTGAACGCCTTGCAGGAATGGCTTACAAAAAAGAAAACACCGAATATCTCCCGGGCGTGACCCTGCCCAATGCTTGGCGACTGGAGGCCGATTGGGAAACAGCGCTGGACAAAGCCGAGGCGGTGATTGTCGCCGTGCCGTCCGCGTCCTTTCGCGCGGTGGCTGCTGGCCTCGATGGATTTAGTGGCATCGCCGTCACCGTTACCAAAGGCATCGAACACAAAACCGGTCTGACGATGGGTGGCATCCTCAATGAAACCGCGCCCGAGGCGGCCGTCGTCGCCCTCTCCGGCCCATCGCTTGCGGCGGAAGTGGCGCGCAACATTCCAACTGCATTGGTGGCCGCTAGCGAAGAGGAAGCCAACGCCGCTACCGTGCAGGAATGGCTGCACCGCCCCACCCTCCGCATCTATACCAGCACCGATGTGCTGGGCGTTGAGCTGGGCGGCGCATTAAAAAACGTCATGGCCATTGCCGCCGGCGTTTGCGATGGCCTTCAACTGGGTGACAACGCCAAAGCCGCGCTCATCACCCGCGGCTTGCGCGAGATGCGGCGGCTCGGCAAAGCCGCCGGTGCGCAACCCAATACGTTTAACGGCCTCAGCGGTATGGGCGATCTGACGGTCACCTGTTTCTCCAAACAAAGCCGCAACCGCACGCTCGGAGAACGGATCGCCAAAGGTGAACCGCTGGACAAAGTGCTCGCCTCGGCCACGGCCGAAGGGCATCCCACGGCAAAATCCGCGCGC comes from Limisphaerales bacterium and encodes:
- a CDS encoding ABC transporter permease, with protein sequence MNKMLLIASNEFSAFVRSKAFIISVLFAPAIMGVSVLIQKAANDHVDTTERKFAIIDSSGQLANPLITAAHARNDALAATTDRQALGGPFTPELAQGHPLPELRLKLSERIRSGNLFAFIEIPANILQTNATPDAVRYFSDEPTYRDLPRWLKQTLTAEVRDRRFASARISHAARQLFRQLDVSVNIEPMGLVELHSQSGQIEDAQKVDKIRAFIVPIALMVLMYVIVLTSTPNILNSVLEEKMSRISEVLLGSVSPTHLMLGKLIGCLWIAAILAFLYLGSALTAAHYHGYGDAVPPALLAWFAAYLLLAIFFFGSLFIAIGAACTDIKSAQAAMMPVMMLVIMPLMAFPIILKNPNGNLAVGLSLFPPATPLIMTLRIALQPGPPLWQPILALVLTCGTTLGIVWAAGKVFRTGILMQGKSASLREMLRWVLAK
- a CDS encoding DUF1553 domain-containing protein translates to MDCRTKTNQMIRAFSVLGFIAVLAQGAITPPLSTAEQVENHWAFQPVEKIVPPKVKHSNRARTPVDLFVLARLEAKGWEPSLRADRRTLIRRAYLDLTGLAPSFAEVQTFVSDDSPEAWPKLIDRLLASPHYGERWARHWLDVARYADNKGYVGVGVDRLYPYSYTYRDYVVRAFNEDLPYNRFVLEQMAADQLDLGEDKRPLAAMGYLTLGRRFLNRQDDIIDDRIDVVTRGFMAITVTCARCHDHKYDPIPTADYYSLHGVFASSHEPKELPLLGKGSLPPQHAAYLKERKRQQAVIDQLIRDTYAKGRAELRRRAGGYLAAVHDVKTRGLDKKAAVQLLTKRKLNIVSALNWQRALARWKVEKHPVFLAWHQLEGAGNPLVQRATNRTAQLKIYSDLFVEVERKWIALRKENPNAVALVDPNWEAIRQVLHAKGTPADVPETLAEGDPNSLLFGQRNTLKNRRSSLGKLAATHPGAPPRAHVLLDNPRATEPYIFVRGNKGNRGATVPRRFLEHFSPDRKSFTQGSGRLELARAIVDPQNPLTARVLVNRVWAHHFGHGLVATPSDFGLRAQPPSHPLLLDWLAARFVSEGWSIKKLQRQIMLSATYQQSSNIRPEYLRVDPANSLLWKMNRQRLTFEAMRDGILQASGQLDRTLGGRPVNITQHPSPPRRTVYGFIDRQNLPALFRTFDFANPDTHCPKRYENTVPQQALFLMNSPFLAAQSEKIRVSITIKAPYGQAQVKSLYQRILQREPTELELLDALKFLIRSDGIDQSNAFNQLAQILFLSNEFGFVD
- a CDS encoding ATP-binding cassette domain-containing protein, yielding MDVIQLRKVSKSFGDLSAVDDLSLSVPRGCIYGFIGPNGSGKTTTLRMLMSILRPDTGAVEILGELNPPAAKDSVGYLPEERGLYKKMNVRRLLRYYGKLKNAGPQLDARIDEWLERMALTDWAEKLVETLSKGMAQKVQFLSTIIAEPEIIILDEPFSGLDPVNLEVLREAVVTLRKNGATIIFSTHDMAVAERMCDRILMIYKGHKVLDGTQEEIQTEYGQDTLRIRTTAGAAALKSLDGVEDVRDHGQLQEVRFTGDTQQLLHKLLALTEVHHFEQTRPSLHDIFVRIAKPEPDEEETP
- a CDS encoding DUF59 domain-containing protein; amino-acid sequence: MESVELKRDCDAVQIPGGDTITLGKGTGVDIIQTLGGTYTVRAGVGLFRVGAQDADALGLDVAAAAGADAADGPVTVESVLAMLKQCYDPEIPVNIVDLGLVYDTALGEGSEGTEVSVKMTLTAQGCGMGPTIAADAQSKILTLEGVASADVEIVWDPPWNQGMISDAGRETLGM
- a CDS encoding redox-sensing transcriptional repressor Rex; translation: MAAKKNGRNARPEIPRKTVYRLSIYTRCLQRLLANGIQTVSSEALAGAAGVKSPQLRKDLAYFGQFGTRGLGYDVEQLIQMIADLLGTDHLQPVVLVGVGNLGKALLSYRGFEKEGFGVHAAFDVQHDRQRDKRVKQPILPMEKLSWYITENHVRMAILCVPPEEAQEVTNDLVAAGVTGIMNFAPTVLQVPDEVTVNNVNMAIELENLSYFIQQ
- a CDS encoding DUF1501 domain-containing protein; protein product: MGNHPFNLEHLGYTRRDFLARAGIGLGALGLGGMLAEANPLSPKASHFRPRAKRIIHLFMNGGPSHVDTFDPKPALAKYAGKMLPTPNLPTERKTGAALPSPYKFKRHGQSGLPVSEIFPHTAKHMDDICVLRSLRADVPNHEPSLMLMNCGESIVTRPSVGSWLTYGLGTENQNLPGFIAMCPGYPIQESQNWQCSFLPGAFQGTYIDTRKRKVEDLIQHIRNPRMTLEQQRRQLDLLRRINKRHAKARQNEAQLEARIHSFELAYRMQMEASDAFDINREPKRIRELYGNTTQARQILIARRLVERGVRYVQVWHGDSQPWDNHDDIEVNHRNLARQCDQAIGALLTDLKQRGLLEDTLVMWGGEFGRTPTVELPKAGSNAGKINGRDHNHHGFSMWLAGGGVRGGMAYGATDEFGFKAVENEMHVHDLHATILHLMGFDHERLTFRHAGRDFRLTDVHGNVAHEIIS